GATGCAGGCGCGTCGCCCGGTCGTGCTGGCGACCGTCACCGATTCGCGAAGGTCGGTGCCCCGCCGGCCCGGGTCGAAGATGCTGGTGTACTCCGACGGAACCACCTCGGGCACCATCGGCGGGGGAGAGATGGAGGCCAGGGTCAGGGCCGAGGCAGCCGATGCGCTGGCCGAGGGTCGCCCGCGCCGGATCTCGTATGGTCTGATCGACCCCTCGGCCGGTGATCCCGGCGTGTGCGGGGGCGAAGTAGAGCTGTATTTGGAGCCCCACATGCCTCAGAGCACGGTGTACGTCATCGGCCTCGGTCACGTCGGCAAGGCGGTCATCGAGCTGGCGTCGTGGCTTGGTCATCGAGTGGTCGGCTGGGACGACCGCGCCGAGATCGCAGACGGTATTGACGACTCGGCCGACGGCGTAGACATCGTGTCTGGCGACCTCGCCGACGCAGTCGCCCGCTTCCCGATCGACGAACAGACGCGGGTGGTCATGGTCACCAGGCACACCGGCATCGATGTCGACCTGCTGCCGGTGTTGCTCGCCTCGCCGGCACCGTACATAGGCCTCATGGGCTCGCGGAGGCGTTGGGCCAACACCCGCGGCAAGCTCGAAGCTGCGGGGCTCAGCGCAGACCAGCTCGACCGTGTGGTTTCGCCCATCGGCGTAGAGATTGCAGCCGAGACACCAGCCGAGATCGCCGTGTCGATATTGGCTCAGGTCATCGGCGACGAGCGGGGCAACGCGAATCGCTAGCCACCGGCCTGATATTCGACGGCGCGTTGCTGCTGCGCCAGGGCCTCGGCGATGCGTTCGGCGGTCGAGTGGACCTGCTGCACGAATTGGTCGTCGAGCGGGTCGACGCCGGCCTGGACGCCGATGATGCTGGCCACCACGTTGCCGCTGACGACGACGGCGAAGTTGGTCGTTCTGTGCTGTGGCAGATCGGACGGACGGCCGTAGGGGTCGTACATGTGGGTGCGGCTGGCACGCTCTGCAGCGAGCAGCCGACCCGTCGGCAGAGGCTCTAGGACAAGCGGACTCCAGACATCGTCTGGCCGTTCTCGCCGGCAGCGCTCAAGGATCGATGTGGCCTCCGCAGCACGCTCACCGGCCTGTTCGGCATCGTCGAAGAGTGCGATGTGCACCGCGATCATCATCGATGGCGCGACCAAGGGCCCGAACCGGTCGAAGGCTTCAGCGGCAGCTGGACCTGGCCATCCGGTGTCCCACAGGTCGGGGCAGGAGGCGTCGGGCACCGCGAGACCGGACGTCGGCGACGGCCCCTGGGGGTCGATCTCGAATGTCGATGCCTGGGGAAGCATCGACCGGACCAGTTCGGTGCCGGTCATCGGCACCAGCGACCGGGCCAGGAATACCAGCCTGGTGTCGCCAGACTGGACGATCAGACGATCGCCATCGGCCGAGACACCCGACGCATTGCGTACCAGGGAGAAGACCCGATCGTACGAGGGCTGGTCAGGACATCCGGCTGTTTCCTCGGTTCCGATCTGGGTCCCGTCGGGGAGGGCGGCTGATATGTCTGCGCGGTCGTTGCCGGGCGTGCTGTCCGCGTCCGCGGCGGGCTGACGTACGTTTTCTGAACAGGCGCCGACCAGAGCGCCCACGGCCAACACCACGACCGCTGGAACACACCACCGACTGCGCATGCGCCAAAAGCTACTCTCGGGCGCGTGAAGCTGTCGCTGAACGTCATTCCCGAATGCCCACTGGACGAGATCGTCGCCTTGGCCGTGCATGCAGAGGAGGTCGGCTTCGACCGGTGTTGGGTGTACGACGAGGGGCTGGTGACCCGCGACGTCTACGTCTCCATGGCGGCGATCGCGGCTGCCACTTCGCGACTGCAGGTGGGCCCGGGTATCACCAACCCCTATACCCGCCACCCGGCCCAGACCGCTTCGGCGGTGGCCAGTCTCGACGAGATGTCGGGGGGACGGGCCTTTCTGGGAATTGGCGCAGGCGGCTCGTTGACGCTCGACCCCATCGGTGTGGCCAGGTCTCGTCCGCTGACAGCGGTACGCGAAACCATCGAGATCGCTCGTTCGCTGTTCTCAGGCCAGAGGGTCGATCATGAGGGTTCGTTCGCGCAGCTGAGGTCGGCGGCGATGGCATATGGCCGGCCCGACATCGAGATCTGGCTCGCCGGTCGAGGTCCCAAGATGTTGGCGCTTGGCGGTGAGCTCGCCGATGGCGTCATGCTCGACTTCATCCATCGGCCCAGCATCGGCGAGTACGTCGAACGAATCCGGGCCGCCAACCCCGGGGCGCGCATCTGCTATTCGACGGCGGTCGTGACCGACGAGGACGACCTCGAGTTCGTCAGGCCCCACATGACCTACCGCCTCGTCGATGCACCCCAGCCGGTCAAGGATGCGATCGGTCTCACCGACGCCGATGCCGACCGCATCCGGGCTGCGATGTCCGGCGGTCTCGAGGCTGCTGCCCAACACGTCCGCGACGAATGGGTCGAGCCGTTCATCTTCCGCGGCAAGGTGCAACAGATCCGAGCCGAACTGGCGGGCGTCCTGGCGGCACACGACATCGAGGAGTTCCTGTTGCCCATGTTCGACATGGCCGATCAACACGCCTACCTGAACCGCATCGCGCGGGCGCTGCGCTGATTCGATGGGCGAACTGGTTGTGGCGGGTGAGGTCGCCGGCAACGTATTGGTGTGTGACGAGGGCCTCAGCTTCTGGGGTGGCGTCGATCCGGCGACCGGCGAAATCGTCGACGCGCATCATCCGCAGCGCGGTCAGGTGGTCGCCGGTCGGGTTCTGATGATGCCAACCACCCGCGGGTCTTGTACCGGCAGCGGCGTGTTGCTCGAGCTGGCGTTCAGGAACGTCGCCCCGGCGATGCTGGTGTTTCGTGAAGCCGAAGACGTCGTCACCCTCGGCTCGGTCGTGGCATCGAATCTGTTTGGGTTGTCGATTCCCGTCGTTCGGCTGACGGCGGGCGAGTATCACCGCTTGGCGCAGGCATCGACCGCCCGTCTGAGCGGAACCAGGCTCGAGGCCGACGGGGTAGGCGTCGACCTGACCGTAGTGTCGACCGACGACATCGAGCTGAGCGAAGCCGACCAGGCGATGTTGGCAGGCGATCGTGGCGAGGCCGTCAAGGTCGCGATGCAAACCGTGTGTGCCATGGCGGCTTCGCAGAAGGCCGCCAGGCTGATCGACATCACCCGGGTTCACATCGACGGGTGCATCTATGCCAGCCCATCGTTTCTGACCTTCGCCCGCAAGATGGCCGACCTGGGCGGACGGGTCAGTGTGCCCACCACGATGAACGCGATCTCCGTCGACCACGCCAACTGGCGGGCCCAGGGTGTGGCCGAGGAGTTCGGGGTTGCGGCCGCGGGTCTGGCCGACGCGTATGTCGAGATGGGGGCTAAGCCCAGCTTCACCTGCGCCCCCTATCTGCTCGGCGACGATCCAGGCTTGGGCGAGGAGATTGCCTGGGCCGAGTCGAACGCTGTTGTTTACGCCAACTCTGTGCTGGGTGCGCGCACCGTCAAGCATCCAGACTTTCTCGATCTGTGCATTGCGATCACCGGTCGGGCTCCGCAGTCGGGCGTGTACATCGACGCCAACCGCGCCCCGCGGCGCATCGTCGAGGTGGCCCAGCCCGAGGGCGCCGACGACTCGTTCTGGCCGATGCTGGGCTGGCTGGTGGGTCAGGCGGCCCCAGACCGTATTCCGCTGGTGGTGGGGCTCGAACGTTCGGCTCCGTCGGCTGACGACCTCAAGGCGATGTGTGCAGCGTTCGGTACGACATCGGCGGCGCCGATGCTTCACATCGCCGGGGTGACCCCCGAAGCCGACCTGGAACCGGTCTCCGATGCCGACAGGGTTGAGGCGACCGCCGACGACTTCGAGGACCTGTGGCGGCGCTTCAACAGCGGCTCGTCCGAGGTCGACCTGGTGGCTCTTGGCAGCCCGCACATGTCGCAGAGCGAATGCGACATGCTTGCCGTGTTGTTGAACGGGCGGCAGGTGGTGGTCGACACGGTGGTGACGCTGGGCCGGGCCACCCTCGAGGCCATCGCCGGTTCGGGTACTCATGCTCGCCTCACCGGCTGCGGTGTGCGTATCGTCAGCGACCTGTGCTGGTGCTCGATCTCCGAGCCCGTCTTTCCGCCCTCTGCGAGGGTGCTGATGACCAACTCTGGCAAGTACGCCCACTATGCACCCGGGCTGTCGGGCCGCCAGGTTCGCTTCGGCAGCCTCGCACAGTGCGTCGCGGCAGCGGTCGAGGGTAGAGCACCATCTACGCCGCCAGGGTGGCTGTCGGGCTGATCGCCAGCGGGTGTTGTTGCCCACCCTGCGGCACTGTGGAACGCTCGTGCGATGGCACAACACGACATCGTGATCAAGGGTGGAACCATCGTCGACGGCACTGGTGCCGATGCGTTCGTGGGCGACGTCGGCATCGACGGCACGCACATCACTGCCGTCGGTGGCAAGTTGACGGGCCGCAGCGAGATCGACGCCGATGGAGCCATCGTGACTCCGGGATGGGTAGATGTGCACACCCACTTCGACGGGCAGGTCACCTGGGACGACCAGATGGATCCGTCGTTCTCGAACGGTGTCACAACACTGGTCATGGGCAACTGTGGGGTCGGCTTTGCTCCGTGCCGCCCGGGCGAGGAGCAGACCCTCATCGAGCTGATGGAGGGGGTCGAGGACATCCCGGGTTCGGCCCTTTCGGTGGGCGTTCCGTGGGGTGAGTGGGAGACCTTCGGGCAGTACCTCGACTTCCTGGGTGGACGTGAGTATGCCCTCGACGTCGCGGCGCAGATCGCGCACGGCGCGGTGCGCTTCAACGTGATGGGCGAGCGCGGCATTCGTGACGAGGACGCCACCGCCGAGGACCTCCAAGCCATGCGGACGCTGGTGGAACAGGCGGTCCGTGCCGGAGCTGTCGGATGTTCGACGTCGCGCACGGTGTTCCACCGCAGCATCGACGGAACTCCGGTGCCTGGCACCTTTGCTGCCGATGTCGAGCTGATGGCCTTGGCTCAGGGCATGGCTGCGGGCGGGGGAGGTGTGTTCGAGGCCATCACCTCGCAGTCGATCGGCCTGATGGAGCGGTTTGGTGGTGACCGTTTCACCCAGGACCACGAGCTCGACCTGCTTCGGCGTCTGTCGGTGGCGACCGGGCAGAAGGTGACGTTCACGACCGTTCAGAGCAGGGACTTCCCCGAGGCCTGGCGCGAAGCCTTGTCGTATTGCGCGCAGGCCAATGCTGCCGGCGCGCAGATGTTTCCCCAGGTCGCTTCTAGGCCTGTGGGGCTGTTGTCGATGTTGGCCGGGTACCACCCGTTCATGCGGCACCGGGTCTATCTCGAAGAGCTGGCCCATCTGCCGGTGCCCGAGAGGGCGGCGGCGATGCGGGGTGAGGGGATGCGCCAGCGAGTGCTGGCTTCTGACATTGTGCCTCCCGAGCTGCCCGGCTCGATGGAGGCGCTGGCGTTGGACCTGGCCGCGGCGGTTCCGATCATGTATGTGGTGGACGATGTCGTCGACTACGAGCCTGGTCCCGACAAGATGATCGGGTCGATAGCGGCCAGCAGAGGGGTGACCCCCGATGAGGCCATGTACGACCACCTGGCCCAGGGCGATGGGTCGAATGTGGTCGCCCTGTTGGGTGCCGGTTATGTCGACGGCAATCTCGACGCAGTGCGAACGATGCTGACCGACCCCACTACCGTCGTGGGTCTGGCCGATGCCGGCGCACACGTGAAGATCATCTGCGACGGCTCGTCACCGTCGACCCAGCTGACCCATTGGGGGCGTGATCGCAGCCGGGGCCAGCGGATTGCCATCGAGGCGCTGGTTCACAAGCAGACCGGCCGCAACGCAGACCTCTATGGGTTCGCCGACCGCGGCAGGTTGATGCCCGGTTTGAGGGCCGACATCAATGTGATCGACCTGGACCGCCTGACCGTGCGGCGACCCCGAGCCCACGCCGACCTTCCGGATGGTTCGGTTCGTCTGCTGCAACCGGTGGAGGGGTACCTGGCCACGCTTGTCGCTGGAACCCGGACACGGGCCGACGATCGAGACACCGGCGAGCGTCCCGGTCGGCTCGTTCGTGGTGGCGCGACTTGACGATCGTGCGTTCCCGGGCCGGTTCTTGCCGCCGGTTCGGCCGCTAGCCAACTCGTGCGGTTTGGTTTGGCGATTTGTCGGCCGGCTTTCGTCTTCGTGGTGGTGGTTTGGTCCATTTGCTGACGACGGTGCCGTGGGCGTCTTGGAGTTGCCAGTGGTCTGGCGTGTCTCCCATGACCAGGCGGTTGCCGTTTTGGTGGAGCCGGTCGTGGTGGTGCGGGCACAACAGCGCCAGGTTGTCGAGGTCGGTCGATCCGCCGTGTTCGCGATGATGCAGATGATGGGCCTCGCAGCGTTGGGCTTCGGTGTTGCAGTGCCGCCAGCGGCATGTCCCATCTCGGACGGCTAGGGCCAGCTTCTGTGTCGGTGTGGCGTATTCGACGTCGTAGGCCAGATCCAAAAGGCGCCTGTCGGCTTGTTGGTACCAGGCGTTGATCTGGGCCCGGCACAACATCCCACGAGCGATCGATCCCGGCACCTGGGCGCCGTCGATCGTGTAGGCCAGCCCGTCGGGCCTTTCGAGTTGGTCGATGTCGACGATCAGGTTCACACAACCCGCAGCCTTCTGCCTAACGCCCTCGGTCGGGTCGGCTTGGTCGGCTGCTGGTAGGAGGCCGTCTGTGAGCATGCTTGCGATCACGTCTGCACCACGCTGCTGGTGGCTGCGACGCTTACTGGGGTCTGTGATGGTTCGCATGTCGTGATGAAAGGCAGCACGCTCGCGTCGGTCGTATTCGGCTTTCAACGCCGCGCCAGTGACTGGGTCGAGGGTGGCGGTGAACCAGATCATGTCTTCGTTGTCGATGCCACACGACCCTCGCCTGCGCCTGCGTTGACGGGCCAGGCGCTCTTCGGGGTTTTCGCGGGTTTGTTCGCGTTCGGCCTCGCGAACCGCCGCCCTGGTCTCATCCGCCGACTGGGTAATGGCTTCTGCGAGCAGGCGGGCTTTGATTTCGTCGGGTAGGTCGGTGTTGGTCAGGTAGTCGGCCTGTTCGGAGTTGATGTCTCCGGCTTCCAACGCCTCGGCAACATCAGGATTGGTGGACAGTCGCTGTGACCTGGCCTCTGCTTCGCGTTGGGCCTTACGCGACGGAGCAGGAGGCCCAGGATCGGGTGCACCCTGGGACTCGGACTCCGAGTCAGCTTCAGCGTCAGGTTCTTTGCCTTTGCGGTTCGCGGCCCTCTGCCGGGCCTTGGTCAGAGCGTGCAGCAAACGAGCCTCGTGACCATCCAATCGGGCACGCACACGACGAACACCACCAAGCTCGGCCTCGAGCCCGGCCACATCCATCACCTCTAGTTCGTCGGCGCCGCTCAGCACCACCCGCACCTCTGTCACGCCACAAACCCTAAACAGGGGGTGGGACACCCGACCCAGCATCAACCAGACAACAGAACAGAAACCCCAGTTGTCGCTAAGAGCCGGACGCGAAGACCCACCAATCAGCCGCTGCCGGGTAGTGGGCCAGGCGAAGTCCCGACGATGATCACCTGGCCGTCGACGGGGCACATCTCATCCCGGTCGGCAACGGCGACATCTCGAGTATGGCTGACCCCGACGAGACCGCCGCCGACCTCCCAAAAGCCGAGCGGGCGATCGATGCCCCCAATAGTGGCTACGCCGTCGTGGTAGGTGGTTCCTGGTGGCATGAACAGGGCGGCTCGGGTTCCGTCGACAAGACGCATCACCAGGCATGCAGGTTCTTCGAACGTGACCGGGCCCTGGAACAATGCCAGCATCGATTCCCGGAGCTCGTCGGGTTCGTAGGGCACCCGCGACCAAACCAGGATTCCCGCAGGCTCGAGGGCGGTCGATGTCGGCGGCGGCTGGGCATGTGGTGCTGAAGTCGAAGTCGACGATGACGCTTCGGTTTCGACGAAGCGCGGATCGTTGCTGCACGCGGCTACGGCCAGCACCGCGACGCCCAGCATCACCCACCGCCAGGACTGCATTTCGCTTCAGCCCTTCAGGTCGGCCTCGATGAACTCCATGGGGTTTCTGGGCCCCTGGCCCTGGCGCTGATTCTCTTGACCTCGCAACTCGACGCGTCTGATCTTGCCCGAGATCGTCTTGGGAAGGTCTGCGAACTCGAGCCGACGAACGAGCTTGTAGCCCGATACTCGCTCTCGCATGAACGAGAAGATCGAGGCGGCCGTGTCGGCATCGGCAGCGGCACCCTCGACCAAGATCACGTACGCCTTCGGGACGAAACCCCGCAGCTCGTCGGGCGACGGTACGACGGCGGCTTCGGCAACTGCGGGGTGTTCGATCAACACGCTTTCGAGCTCGAATGGTGAGATGCGATAGCCAGAAGCCTTGAACACGTCGTCGGCACGGCCCACGTAGGTGACGTAGCCGCTTTCGTCGCGGCTGGCGACGTCGCCGGTGTGATAGTGGCCGTCGTACATGACCTCGGCTGTCTTGTCGGGGTCGTCGGCGTAGGCCTCCATCAAGCCGACGGGTCCGTCGGCCAACACGATGCAGATCTCGCCCTCGTCGGTGTGGTCGCCGTCGAGATCCAGTAGGGCTATCGAGTAGCCGGGCAGGGGCCGCCCCATCGATCCGGGCACGACCTTGGAGCCCGGGGTGTTGCCGATCTGGGCGGTGGTTTCGGTCTGCCCATAACCGTCGCGGATCTGTATGCCCCACGCCGCCTGGACCTGGGCGATGACCTCAGGGTTCAGGGGCTCGCCCGCCGAGATGAGCTCGCGCAGCGAGGTCGTGTACGAGGCCAGGTCGGCCTGGATCAAGAACCGCCACACCGTGGGCGGCGCACACAACGTGTTGACACCCTTGTCGATCAGGACGCCCAACACGGTCGGTGCATCGAAGCGCGTGTAGTTGTAGATGAACACACACGCCTGAGCGTTGAACGGAGCAAAGAAGCAACTCCAGGCGTGCTTGGCCCAACCCGGTGAGCTGATGGTCCAATGCACGTCGCCGGGTTGCAAGCCCAGCCAGTACATCGTCGTCAGGTGACCAACCGGATAGCTCACCTGGGTGTGGCGCACCAGCTTGGGCTTGGAGGTGGTGCCCGATGTGAAGTACTCGAGCAACGGGTCGCTGGCTTGGGTGGCCTCGGCCTTTGTGAACTGGGTGTCGAAGCCCGCCGAGTCGGCGTAGTCGACCCAGCCTTCGCCGCCACCGACCGCAATGCGTACCACCCCGCCCGTGAGCGCATCGTCCAAGTCGTCGACCGCGCCTCTGGCGCTCTGGTTGGTGACCACCATCGAGGCTCCGCCGCGCTCGAACCTGTCGGCGAGGTCTGGGCCCGCCAGCAGGGTTGTGGCAGGAATCACGACCGCGCCTATGCGGATGGCGGCCAGCATCGTCTCCCATAGGGCTGTCTCGTTGCCCAGCATCACCAGCACGCGGTCGCCGCGCTTGAGGCCGTTGGCGACCAGCATGTTGGCGACCTGACGGCTTCGAGCCGCCAACTGGTCGTAGGTCAAGATCGCCTCGGTGCCGTCCTCTTCCACCAGGTGCAGGGCGCGGCTGTCGTTGCCCGCCGCCATCGGGTCGAAGTAGTCGTCGGCCCAGTTGAAGCCGGGCCCGACATCGGGCCAGCTGAACCCTGCTACCGCGGCCTCGTAGTCGGTGCGGTTGGCGAGGAGGAAGTCGCGAGCCTCGAGGAATGCGGTGTTGATGGGTGCCCCGTTCATGGCCCAAGCATTGCAGAACGCCGAAGTCTGGACAGATACATGCGTAACTGCTTATATATCGCCATGGAAGGTTCGCCTCACCATCTCGACGACCAGTTCAAGGCGCTGGCCAGCCCGGTGCGTCGGCGGCTGCTTCGTCTGGTGCGCGACGAGGAACGTTCGGTCAACCAGCTGGCCCAGTCGTTGGGTGCGAGCCAGCCGGCCACCAGCCAGCACCTGGCGGTTCTGCGCGATGCCGGGTTGGTCTCGGTGCGCTCGCACGGACGAAGCCGCCTGTATCGGGCCGACCACGTTCAGCTCGAAGCGGCTCGCCGGTTCTTCGACGACTACTGGTCTTCCGCTCTCGACCGCCTGGCCGAGGCCGCCCAGTCGGCCGCTGCGCGCAGAAGGACGGCCTCGTGAACATCGCAACCTGTGATCGCATCATCGACGCCCCTGTCGACGTCGTGTGGAGCCTGGTCAGCAGCGCCGACGGTCTAAACGACTGGATGTCGGTGGAGGCACAAGTCGATCTGCGGCCCGGTGGTGTCATCACCTGGACCCACCAAAACGGGGCGGTCGTCGCCGGCGAGATAGTCGAGGTCGTGCCGATGCGCAGGCTGGTGTTCACCTACGGGTGGGCCAAGGGCGGCTTCCCGATCGAACCCGGCTCCACGACGGTGAGGCTCGAGCTGGAGGCCCGCGGAGACTCGACGTTGGTGACGGTGGTCCACGACGGATTCGACTCCGACGAGTTGGCCGCCACCCACACGGGCGGGTGGAGCCACTTCGTCGGCGAACTGGACCGCGCCGCCAGATCGAAAGGGGCCCGCCCATG
Above is a genomic segment from Acidimicrobiales bacterium containing:
- a CDS encoding LLM class flavin-dependent oxidoreductase codes for the protein MKLSLNVIPECPLDEIVALAVHAEEVGFDRCWVYDEGLVTRDVYVSMAAIAAATSRLQVGPGITNPYTRHPAQTASAVASLDEMSGGRAFLGIGAGGSLTLDPIGVARSRPLTAVRETIEIARSLFSGQRVDHEGSFAQLRSAAMAYGRPDIEIWLAGRGPKMLALGGELADGVMLDFIHRPSIGEYVERIRAANPGARICYSTAVVTDEDDLEFVRPHMTYRLVDAPQPVKDAIGLTDADADRIRAAMSGGLEAAAQHVRDEWVEPFIFRGKVQQIRAELAGVLAAHDIEEFLLPMFDMADQHAYLNRIARALR
- a CDS encoding AMP-binding protein, with translation MNGAPINTAFLEARDFLLANRTDYEAAVAGFSWPDVGPGFNWADDYFDPMAAGNDSRALHLVEEDGTEAILTYDQLAARSRQVANMLVANGLKRGDRVLVMLGNETALWETMLAAIRIGAVVIPATTLLAGPDLADRFERGGASMVVTNQSARGAVDDLDDALTGGVVRIAVGGGEGWVDYADSAGFDTQFTKAEATQASDPLLEYFTSGTTSKPKLVRHTQVSYPVGHLTTMYWLGLQPGDVHWTISSPGWAKHAWSCFFAPFNAQACVFIYNYTRFDAPTVLGVLIDKGVNTLCAPPTVWRFLIQADLASYTTSLRELISAGEPLNPEVIAQVQAAWGIQIRDGYGQTETTAQIGNTPGSKVVPGSMGRPLPGYSIALLDLDGDHTDEGEICIVLADGPVGLMEAYADDPDKTAEVMYDGHYHTGDVASRDESGYVTYVGRADDVFKASGYRISPFELESVLIEHPAVAEAAVVPSPDELRGFVPKAYVILVEGAAADADTAASIFSFMRERVSGYKLVRRLEFADLPKTISGKIRRVELRGQENQRQGQGPRNPMEFIEADLKG
- a CDS encoding metalloregulator ArsR/SmtB family transcription factor, which gives rise to MEGSPHHLDDQFKALASPVRRRLLRLVRDEERSVNQLAQSLGASQPATSQHLAVLRDAGLVSVRSHGRSRLYRADHVQLEAARRFFDDYWSSALDRLAEAAQSAAARRRTAS
- a CDS encoding SRPBCC domain-containing protein; the encoded protein is MNIATCDRIIDAPVDVVWSLVSSADGLNDWMSVEAQVDLRPGGVITWTHQNGAVVAGEIVEVVPMRRLVFTYGWAKGGFPIEPGSTTVRLELEARGDSTLVTVVHDGFDSDELAATHTGGWSHFVGELDRAARSKGARP
- a CDS encoding XdhC family protein, translated to MSREIYAELLAAMQARRPVVLATVTDSRRSVPRRPGSKMLVYSDGTTSGTIGGGEMEARVRAEAADALAEGRPRRISYGLIDPSAGDPGVCGGEVELYLEPHMPQSTVYVIGLGHVGKAVIELASWLGHRVVGWDDRAEIADGIDDSADGVDIVSGDLADAVARFPIDEQTRVVMVTRHTGIDVDLLPVLLASPAPYIGLMGSRRRWANTRGKLEAAGLSADQLDRVVSPIGVEIAAETPAEIAVSILAQVIGDERGNANR
- a CDS encoding amidohydrolase family protein, translating into MAQHDIVIKGGTIVDGTGADAFVGDVGIDGTHITAVGGKLTGRSEIDADGAIVTPGWVDVHTHFDGQVTWDDQMDPSFSNGVTTLVMGNCGVGFAPCRPGEEQTLIELMEGVEDIPGSALSVGVPWGEWETFGQYLDFLGGREYALDVAAQIAHGAVRFNVMGERGIRDEDATAEDLQAMRTLVEQAVRAGAVGCSTSRTVFHRSIDGTPVPGTFAADVELMALAQGMAAGGGGVFEAITSQSIGLMERFGGDRFTQDHELDLLRRLSVATGQKVTFTTVQSRDFPEAWREALSYCAQANAAGAQMFPQVASRPVGLLSMLAGYHPFMRHRVYLEELAHLPVPERAAAMRGEGMRQRVLASDIVPPELPGSMEALALDLAAAVPIMYVVDDVVDYEPGPDKMIGSIAASRGVTPDEAMYDHLAQGDGSNVVALLGAGYVDGNLDAVRTMLTDPTTVVGLADAGAHVKIICDGSSPSTQLTHWGRDRSRGQRIAIEALVHKQTGRNADLYGFADRGRLMPGLRADINVIDLDRLTVRRPRAHADLPDGSVRLLQPVEGYLATLVAGTRTRADDRDTGERPGRLVRGGAT
- a CDS encoding aconitase family protein, with the translated sequence MGELVVAGEVAGNVLVCDEGLSFWGGVDPATGEIVDAHHPQRGQVVAGRVLMMPTTRGSCTGSGVLLELAFRNVAPAMLVFREAEDVVTLGSVVASNLFGLSIPVVRLTAGEYHRLAQASTARLSGTRLEADGVGVDLTVVSTDDIELSEADQAMLAGDRGEAVKVAMQTVCAMAASQKAARLIDITRVHIDGCIYASPSFLTFARKMADLGGRVSVPTTMNAISVDHANWRAQGVAEEFGVAAAGLADAYVEMGAKPSFTCAPYLLGDDPGLGEEIAWAESNAVVYANSVLGARTVKHPDFLDLCIAITGRAPQSGVYIDANRAPRRIVEVAQPEGADDSFWPMLGWLVGQAAPDRIPLVVGLERSAPSADDLKAMCAAFGTTSAAPMLHIAGVTPEADLEPVSDADRVEATADDFEDLWRRFNSGSSEVDLVALGSPHMSQSECDMLAVLLNGRQVVVDTVVTLGRATLEAIAGSGTHARLTGCGVRIVSDLCWCSISEPVFPPSARVLMTNSGKYAHYAPGLSGRQVRFGSLAQCVAAAVEGRAPSTPPGWLSG
- a CDS encoding HNH endonuclease signature motif containing protein is translated as MTEVRVVLSGADELEVMDVAGLEAELGGVRRVRARLDGHEARLLHALTKARQRAANRKGKEPDAEADSESESQGAPDPGPPAPSRKAQREAEARSQRLSTNPDVAEALEAGDINSEQADYLTNTDLPDEIKARLLAEAITQSADETRAAVREAEREQTRENPEERLARQRRRRRGSCGIDNEDMIWFTATLDPVTGAALKAEYDRRERAAFHHDMRTITDPSKRRSHQQRGADVIASMLTDGLLPAADQADPTEGVRQKAAGCVNLIVDIDQLERPDGLAYTIDGAQVPGSIARGMLCRAQINAWYQQADRRLLDLAYDVEYATPTQKLALAVRDGTCRWRHCNTEAQRCEAHHLHHREHGGSTDLDNLALLCPHHHDRLHQNGNRLVMGDTPDHWQLQDAHGTVVSKWTKPPPRRRKPADKSPNQTARVG